One Virgibacillus proomii DNA window includes the following coding sequences:
- a CDS encoding glycine betaine ABC transporter substrate-binding protein, which yields MRFNKRVFLVLSIVFVTILSACGDSSKSESKGTGSKDATNEDKGTIEMAQISWAENIAVTNMWKVILEEQGYKVKLNLLDMGTIMKALAEDELDINLEVWLPIQDKAYLQQYKDQVFFAEEPWYDNAKVGLVVPTYLENINSIEDLNKHKDMFAGEITGFDPGAGTMEVTEEVIKEYDLDYELIPSSEPAMITEIDEAIKKEEPIVAPLWNPHRVFSQFDLKYLEDPKKVYGEVEKIYYATRLDFEKDFPEVSEWMKNWKMDDEAIGELMTYVNETEEPIEGAKKWVDENQDRINKWMK from the coding sequence ATGCGTTTTAATAAAAGGGTATTTCTTGTACTTAGTATCGTCTTTGTTACTATATTATCAGCATGTGGGGATAGTTCAAAGTCAGAATCTAAAGGAACAGGATCAAAAGATGCAACCAATGAGGATAAGGGAACCATAGAAATGGCGCAAATCAGCTGGGCAGAAAATATTGCTGTAACCAATATGTGGAAAGTTATTTTAGAAGAACAAGGCTATAAAGTGAAGTTAAATTTGTTAGATATGGGAACGATCATGAAGGCACTTGCTGAAGATGAGTTAGATATCAATTTAGAAGTATGGTTGCCGATACAAGATAAAGCTTACTTGCAACAATATAAAGATCAGGTTTTCTTTGCTGAAGAGCCTTGGTATGATAATGCAAAAGTAGGTCTTGTCGTTCCAACATATTTAGAGAATATTAATAGTATTGAGGATTTAAATAAACATAAAGATATGTTCGCAGGAGAAATAACTGGTTTTGATCCTGGAGCAGGAACTATGGAAGTTACAGAAGAAGTAATCAAGGAATACGATTTGGATTATGAATTAATTCCCAGCTCTGAGCCGGCAATGATTACAGAAATTGATGAAGCAATTAAAAAAGAGGAGCCGATTGTTGCCCCACTGTGGAATCCACACCGAGTTTTCTCACAATTTGATTTAAAATATTTAGAGGACCCTAAAAAAGTCTATGGAGAAGTAGAAAAAATTTATTACGCTACTCGCTTAGACTTTGAAAAAGATTTTCCAGAAGTTAGTGAGTGGATGAAAAACTGGAAAATGGATGACGAAGCGATTGGGGAATTAATGACATATGTGAATGAAACAGAAGAACCAATCGAAGGAGCTAAAAAATGGGTAGACGAAAATCAGGATCGAATCAATAAATGGATGAAATAA
- the cudC gene encoding choline uptake/conversion transcriptional regulator CudC, translating to MAGSNDDIAKEKLEEAKGYVIEAIAETMDVYGVTPAAGKLYATMYFKDQMNLDEMREELGMSKPSMSTSVRKLQEIEMVKKKFQKGSRKHTYAAEKDFFHSFMSYFCQLWDREAKMNMEAIKQAEFSLDQIFEDENVSAELIDEARHIYEQLEQSKVYYRWLERLVASIRSEEIYEFLPKEPT from the coding sequence ATGGCGGGATCTAATGATGACATAGCTAAAGAAAAGTTAGAAGAAGCTAAAGGGTATGTGATTGAAGCAATCGCAGAGACCATGGATGTCTATGGGGTAACTCCAGCAGCTGGGAAATTGTATGCTACCATGTATTTTAAGGATCAAATGAACCTTGATGAAATGCGAGAAGAACTAGGAATGAGTAAACCAAGTATGAGTACAAGTGTCAGGAAACTACAGGAAATTGAGATGGTAAAGAAAAAATTCCAAAAAGGTTCTCGTAAACATACGTACGCTGCAGAGAAGGATTTTTTTCATTCGTTTATGTCCTATTTTTGTCAATTGTGGGATCGGGAAGCAAAAATGAATATGGAAGCAATTAAACAAGCAGAATTTTCCTTAGATCAAATTTTTGAAGATGAGAATGTTTCAGCAGAACTGATAGATGAGGCTCGTCACATTTATGAACAACTTGAACAATCAAAAGTTTATTATCGTTGGTTGGAGCGGCTGGTGGCTAGTATAAGATCTGAGGAAATTTATGAGTTTTTACCAAAAGAACCAACATAA
- the betB gene encoding betaine-aldehyde dehydrogenase: MNFKQNFINGKWVPSQTGNKRDIINPFNQEIIAQATESDETDAKAAIAAAREAFDKGEWPRTSATDRSRKLHTIANLIERDKEELAQLETLDTGKTLDESRGDMEDIAGVFRYYAELADKNGGEIIDSPIPNTMSKVVYEPVGVCGQITPWNYPLLQASWKLAPALAAGNTLIMKPSEITPLTTVKVFELMEEAELPKGVVNLVLGKGDTVGAELSSNQEVDLISFTGGMNTGKKIMQSASSNVKKLALELGGKNPNIIFADADLDTAVDQALNAVYFHAGQICSAGTRIIIEEKIHDSFVQALIKRVKNIKLGNGFESSTQMGPLISKEHLNKVIQYVEVGKSEGAVIAVGGKQPDVPELKDGFFYLPTVLTNCTSDMSVVQNEGFGPVITVETFTTEEEAIQLANDSIYGLSGGVWTKDIAKAERCVAKMRMGTVWINDYNVYFPHAPWGGFKQSGIGRELGKAGLEEYQEAKHIFQNLQPEALNWF; encoded by the coding sequence TTGAACTTCAAACAAAACTTTATTAATGGCAAATGGGTACCATCTCAAACAGGTAACAAACGTGATATTATCAACCCATTTAACCAAGAAATTATCGCTCAAGCGACTGAAAGCGATGAAACAGATGCAAAAGCTGCCATTGCCGCTGCGAGAGAAGCATTTGATAAAGGAGAATGGCCCCGGACATCGGCAACAGATCGTAGTAGAAAGTTACATACAATAGCAAATTTAATCGAACGAGATAAAGAAGAACTAGCTCAGTTGGAAACACTCGATACAGGTAAAACACTTGATGAGAGTCGTGGCGATATGGAGGATATAGCAGGTGTATTTCGTTATTATGCAGAATTAGCAGATAAAAATGGAGGAGAAATCATAGACTCTCCTATACCGAATACAATGAGCAAAGTTGTTTATGAGCCTGTTGGAGTTTGCGGTCAAATTACTCCGTGGAATTATCCATTATTACAGGCTTCATGGAAGCTCGCACCAGCACTGGCTGCCGGAAATACATTAATTATGAAGCCAAGTGAAATAACACCATTAACAACGGTAAAAGTTTTTGAATTAATGGAAGAAGCAGAACTGCCAAAAGGCGTTGTCAACCTCGTACTAGGAAAGGGAGATACCGTTGGCGCTGAACTATCGTCTAATCAGGAAGTTGATTTGATTTCTTTTACAGGTGGAATGAATACCGGAAAGAAAATTATGCAATCGGCTAGTTCAAATGTGAAAAAACTTGCTTTAGAATTAGGTGGTAAAAACCCAAATATTATCTTCGCCGATGCCGATTTAGATACAGCGGTTGATCAAGCATTAAACGCCGTTTACTTTCATGCTGGACAAATTTGTTCAGCCGGTACAAGAATCATTATTGAAGAAAAGATTCATGATTCATTTGTTCAAGCATTGATTAAACGGGTGAAAAACATTAAATTAGGAAATGGCTTTGAATCTTCTACCCAAATGGGGCCGCTTATTTCTAAAGAACACTTAAATAAAGTCATTCAATACGTAGAAGTCGGAAAAAGTGAAGGAGCAGTAATAGCTGTCGGCGGAAAACAGCCTGATGTGCCTGAATTAAAGGATGGGTTCTTTTACTTACCTACTGTGCTTACTAATTGCACATCAGACATGAGTGTCGTGCAAAATGAAGGATTTGGGCCTGTGATAACTGTGGAAACTTTTACAACCGAAGAGGAAGCCATTCAACTAGCAAATGATTCTATATATGGTTTATCTGGAGGCGTTTGGACAAAAGATATTGCCAAAGCAGAACGCTGTGTTGCAAAAATGCGAATGGGCACGGTTTGGATTAATGATTATAATGTATATTTTCCACATGCACCTTGGGGTGGATTTAAGCAATCCGGAATTGGTCGCGAACTCGGCAAAGCAGGATTAGAAGAGTATCAAGAAGCAAAGCATATTTTTCAAAACTTACAACCAGAAGCATTAAATTGGTTTTAA
- a CDS encoding iron-containing alcohol dehydrogenase: MSLNMKIEHMHKLHTFEIPTTIKHGIGAIKHIGNEVKQLGVSKVLLVTDPGIYQAGVTKPVEKYLEDAGMKVVVFNKVEPNPPVRLIAEGSKLYKEENCDGLVAVGGGSSMDTAKGIGVEATHHGSVLEYEAAEGKKPLEHRIPPLTTIPTTAGTGSEVTQWAVITDEEREFKFNTGGPLIAAHLTIIDPELHVTMPPHVTAMTGVDALAHAIECYTMHFAQPITDAVALMAIEYAGKYIRRAFADGSDLEARYGMAQAAMLAGLSYGSESAGAAHAMSQTLGGIIPVAHGQCVAAMLGPVMEFNWKGHPDKFARIAQALGVDTFHMTTEEAAKAAVNEVYQLVEDLDIPTLEEQGVSPDMIDRLSKEAMNDPQTVGNPRDLTEKDYQWIYKRCFGLVPKTI; encoded by the coding sequence ATGAGTTTAAATATGAAAATAGAACATATGCACAAATTGCATACATTTGAAATTCCAACTACTATAAAGCATGGCATTGGGGCAATTAAACATATTGGAAATGAAGTTAAACAGCTTGGTGTATCAAAAGTATTATTAGTAACTGATCCAGGTATCTATCAAGCTGGAGTAACAAAGCCAGTAGAAAAATATTTAGAGGATGCTGGAATGAAGGTAGTAGTTTTCAATAAAGTGGAACCTAATCCACCGGTTCGGTTGATTGCAGAAGGTTCTAAGCTATATAAAGAGGAAAACTGTGATGGACTTGTTGCTGTTGGTGGCGGGAGTTCTATGGATACAGCAAAAGGAATTGGTGTAGAAGCTACACATCATGGCAGTGTACTAGAATATGAAGCTGCAGAAGGAAAAAAACCGTTAGAACATCGGATTCCGCCATTAACTACAATCCCAACAACAGCAGGAACTGGATCCGAAGTTACGCAATGGGCAGTTATTACGGATGAAGAGCGGGAGTTTAAATTTAATACTGGTGGCCCGTTAATCGCCGCTCATTTAACGATTATTGATCCTGAATTGCATGTCACTATGCCACCTCATGTAACAGCAATGACTGGGGTTGATGCATTGGCTCATGCAATTGAATGTTATACCATGCATTTTGCCCAACCAATAACAGACGCTGTCGCACTAATGGCGATAGAATATGCAGGAAAATATATTCGTCGTGCATTTGCTGACGGTAGTGATTTAGAAGCACGCTACGGAATGGCCCAAGCCGCTATGCTTGCCGGGCTGTCTTACGGAAGCGAATCAGCTGGTGCTGCACACGCCATGTCTCAAACATTAGGAGGTATCATTCCAGTTGCTCATGGTCAGTGTGTCGCCGCTATGCTTGGTCCGGTGATGGAATTTAACTGGAAAGGGCATCCTGATAAATTTGCTAGAATTGCGCAAGCGTTAGGTGTCGACACATTTCATATGACAACGGAAGAAGCAGCAAAAGCAGCTGTAAATGAAGTATATCAGCTTGTTGAAGATCTTGATATCCCTACACTTGAAGAACAAGGTGTCTCACCAGATATGATTGATCGCCTATCAAAAGAAGCTATGAACGATCCACAAACGGTCGGTAATCCACGAGATTTAACTGAAAAGGATTACCAATGGATTTATAAACGCTGTTTTGGTTTAGTACCAAAAACGATCTAG
- a CDS encoding LuxR C-terminal-related transcriptional regulator, with protein MIKILLIDHEGITSEGLRFIIDKEEDLKFLGVQIHEEQVLKTAKEEHPDIILVHVQESYTYNLKLTKKIKELIEDVKIIYILSIYDEALIIKGFKAGVEGFFLSQLHFVHLVHMIHMVYSNHYVLPKEVKDTIMKHFRKTNPKKHLNSQLLDMGIHLTQRELDIVYLLYKQKKNIEIAQLLDLKEKTVRDYVSAIYKKLGVNKRALAINLLTEMMESD; from the coding sequence ATGATAAAAATACTATTAATAGATCATGAAGGTATAACCAGTGAGGGCTTGCGTTTTATCATTGATAAGGAAGAAGATTTAAAATTTCTCGGTGTACAGATTCACGAGGAACAGGTATTAAAAACTGCAAAGGAAGAACATCCAGATATCATTCTAGTTCATGTTCAGGAATCGTATACGTACAACCTTAAACTAACTAAAAAAATCAAGGAATTGATTGAGGATGTCAAAATTATTTACATTCTGTCTATTTATGATGAAGCATTAATTATAAAAGGTTTTAAAGCAGGAGTAGAAGGATTCTTCCTTAGTCAATTACATTTTGTCCATCTAGTTCATATGATTCATATGGTCTATTCCAATCATTATGTGCTTCCTAAGGAAGTAAAAGATACGATTATGAAGCATTTTCGAAAGACAAACCCTAAAAAACATTTAAACTCACAGCTATTAGACATGGGAATCCACTTGACACAACGGGAATTGGATATTGTTTATCTTTTATATAAACAAAAAAAGAATATAGAAATTGCTCAACTATTAGATCTAAAAGAGAAAACAGTAAGAGATTATGTTAGTGCTATCTATAAAAAATTAGGTGTAAATAAACGGGCACTCGCAATAAATTTATTAACTGAAATGATGGAATCTGATTAA
- a CDS encoding histidine kinase yields MFLPVLYSIHQKLFSMQQVTRCGLFAYLLLSLAATLFFLFLFQLFKTSLKISDQKQVWKQPKKNLSNMYQDSNSWGYPPDTQVDCFLANRLETNIHTTIIAIRDILYLTKKDKHPSISIDIPSNFPHILMEENQVIDLFMQLFHYIYTVIKSDHVLIKARALDQMATIYIMDKRNTISKQKSMFPVGMKQRVLLKQLIKLYGGRINKGAMQEKCTIVAFQLPLAIREDKKETEEDFTLLKKKTSSNQKPTVVIVDNHPENVSTLLRLLTVDYRVLTAMDGTEALKLIDHNEVDLVIAATMLPNLSGYQLTQLIRKHHTFFHLPVLLLPPRNKLIDIQAVFHSGANDYILKQMDPLEIKSRIRSLIYISKMQKQLLQTEAALLQAKVQPHFLFNTLNLIASLGEINQEKMIQVIEEFSFFLRRSFNDINENSMIDLHKELEFTKSYLYIQKERYGSRIDVRWEVDEHLQLKIPPIVIQTLVENALQHGILSLEKGGSVVIRTTEFADYVIISVYDDGIGMNQSTYEKLLTNSPGENSGIGIPNTHQRLLRLFGKGLNITSRPNQGTFISFQVPKL; encoded by the coding sequence TTGTTTTTACCTGTCTTATACAGCATCCATCAAAAATTATTCAGTATGCAACAAGTAACAAGGTGTGGCTTATTTGCTTACTTACTACTTAGTTTAGCCGCCACTCTTTTTTTTCTATTTTTATTTCAACTATTTAAAACATCATTAAAAATAAGTGATCAAAAACAAGTGTGGAAGCAACCGAAAAAAAATCTTTCCAATATGTATCAAGACAGTAACAGTTGGGGATATCCACCTGATACGCAAGTAGATTGTTTTCTAGCAAATAGACTAGAAACAAACATCCATACTACCATTATTGCCATACGGGATATACTTTATTTGACCAAAAAAGATAAACATCCATCTATTTCTATAGATATACCGTCGAATTTTCCACATATTTTAATGGAGGAAAATCAAGTTATTGATCTTTTCATGCAACTTTTTCATTATATTTATACAGTGATAAAATCAGATCATGTTTTAATAAAAGCAAGAGCTTTAGACCAGATGGCAACAATCTATATAATGGACAAGAGAAACACGATTAGCAAACAAAAAAGCATGTTTCCAGTTGGCATGAAGCAAAGAGTTTTATTAAAACAGCTTATAAAATTATATGGAGGAAGAATAAATAAGGGAGCAATGCAGGAAAAATGTACTATCGTCGCTTTTCAATTGCCATTAGCAATCAGAGAAGATAAAAAGGAGACAGAAGAAGATTTCACTCTTTTAAAAAAGAAGACATCATCTAATCAAAAACCAACTGTAGTTATAGTAGATAATCACCCTGAAAATGTGTCTACTTTACTTAGACTGTTAACAGTTGACTATAGAGTGCTAACAGCAATGGATGGAACCGAAGCTTTAAAGCTGATAGATCATAATGAAGTAGATCTAGTTATTGCTGCTACCATGTTACCAAATTTGTCCGGGTATCAACTGACGCAGTTAATTCGTAAACATCATACATTTTTCCATTTACCTGTTTTATTGCTTCCACCACGAAACAAATTAATTGATATACAGGCTGTATTTCACTCAGGAGCTAATGACTATATATTAAAACAAATGGATCCACTTGAGATAAAGTCACGTATTCGTAGTCTTATTTATATTAGTAAGATGCAGAAACAACTACTACAAACAGAAGCAGCCCTATTACAAGCAAAAGTTCAACCGCATTTTTTATTTAATACATTGAATCTGATTGCATCTTTAGGCGAAATAAATCAGGAGAAAATGATTCAAGTAATTGAGGAATTTAGCTTCTTTTTACGGAGAAGCTTTAATGATATAAATGAAAATAGCATGATTGACTTGCATAAAGAGCTGGAATTCACCAAATCATATTTGTACATTCAAAAAGAGCGTTACGGTTCCAGGATTGATGTTAGATGGGAGGTTGACGAACATTTACAACTAAAAATCCCGCCTATAGTAATTCAGACACTCGTTGAAAATGCGTTACAGCATGGTATTCTAAGTTTAGAAAAAGGGGGAAGCGTTGTCATTCGGACAACAGAATTTGCAGATTATGTGATAATTTCTGTTTACGATGATGGAATAGGTATGAATCAAAGTACTTACGAGAAGCTGTTAACAAATTCTCCAGGGGAAAATTCTGGTATTGGGATACCTAATACCCATCAGCGCCTACTACGATTATTTGGTAAGGGATTAAATATTACTAGCCGTCCTAATCAAGGGACATTTATTAGCTTTCAAGTACCCAAATTATAG
- a CDS encoding response regulator, with translation MKVVLIDDEQHALDSLERKLNSIGQIDICGSFLFPSEGKAYILMNDVDVVFLDIQLPEINGLELAEEIQNSKPHITIVFVTAFDKYAVQAFELHALDYLVKPFNKERLEKTVSRIQGYLESKKAISYSTLIQVNMFKQLSIESQQYKKQFFNWRTLRAQELFLYLLQNRGQFIQKSRLIELLWEDAEPSKVFPLLYTTVYQVRKVLKPYHNHIKIISKNNAYMLELKEVKIDVVEWEKQLNEMEVIHSGNIERYERLMEKSVAPYLQDYDYIWIEAERQRIEKRWLETALQIASFFQQHGDKQKAINWYKIICHRHPNAEQAYLELMKIYASEGQTVLVYQEYERLRKEVIEGLNVSLGEETVNWFYQWQQSASKTVMKSIFN, from the coding sequence ATGAAAGTTGTCCTAATTGATGATGAACAACATGCTTTAGACTCTTTAGAACGTAAATTAAATAGTATTGGTCAGATAGATATTTGTGGTAGTTTTTTATTTCCAAGTGAAGGTAAGGCATATATTTTAATGAATGATGTTGATGTAGTGTTTTTAGATATTCAGTTACCGGAAATAAATGGATTAGAGCTGGCTGAGGAGATTCAAAATAGTAAACCGCACATTACGATTGTGTTTGTAACAGCCTTTGATAAATATGCTGTTCAAGCTTTTGAATTACATGCTTTAGACTATCTTGTAAAGCCATTTAATAAGGAACGTTTGGAAAAAACAGTATCCCGGATACAAGGATACCTAGAGAGTAAAAAAGCTATTTCGTATAGTACCTTGATTCAAGTTAATATGTTTAAGCAGTTATCCATTGAATCACAACAATATAAAAAACAGTTTTTCAATTGGCGAACTTTACGAGCACAAGAATTATTCTTATATTTGTTACAAAATCGTGGTCAGTTTATTCAAAAATCAAGGTTAATTGAGTTATTATGGGAAGATGCAGAACCTAGTAAAGTTTTTCCTTTACTTTATACGACCGTATATCAAGTCAGGAAGGTGTTAAAACCATATCACAATCATATTAAAATTATAAGTAAGAATAATGCGTATATGCTTGAACTGAAAGAAGTAAAAATTGATGTCGTGGAATGGGAAAAGCAGTTAAACGAGATGGAAGTTATTCATTCTGGAAATATTGAGCGATATGAACGTTTAATGGAGAAAAGTGTAGCACCATACTTACAGGATTATGATTATATATGGATAGAAGCAGAGCGACAGCGCATAGAAAAAAGATGGTTGGAGACAGCATTACAAATCGCTTCTTTTTTCCAGCAACATGGGGATAAGCAAAAAGCGATAAATTGGTATAAAATAATATGTCACCGACATCCTAACGCAGAACAAGCTTATCTTGAATTAATGAAAATATACGCTTCAGAGGGGCAAACTGTACTGGTATATCAAGAGTATGAACGGTTGAGAAAAGAAGTGATTGAAGGATTAAATGTATCGTTAGGAGAAGAAACGGTCAATTGGTTTTATCAGTGGCAACAATCAGCTTCGAAAACAGTAATGAAATCAATATTTAATTGA
- a CDS encoding Hsp20/alpha crystallin family protein, producing MKPIKRWNSDNHPMHRFKNELDTMFDRFFDDPFFTTKPLWNRNEEGLLACNIKEKKDRYLVEAEIPGIDPEDIEIEIDNNMITIKGEKKQHIESEDKETEMHVIEHSYGSFHRSFMLPDNVNTDEINADHKNGILYINIPKNKDSKKRRIEISRK from the coding sequence ATGAAACCTATAAAACGTTGGAATTCAGATAATCACCCTATGCACAGATTTAAAAATGAATTAGATACTATGTTTGATCGTTTTTTTGATGATCCTTTCTTCACAACAAAACCATTATGGAACAGGAACGAGGAAGGACTATTAGCTTGTAACATTAAAGAGAAAAAAGATCGCTATCTCGTTGAAGCAGAAATTCCAGGTATTGATCCAGAAGATATTGAAATAGAAATTGACAACAATATGATCACTATTAAAGGAGAGAAAAAGCAACATATTGAATCCGAAGATAAGGAAACGGAAATGCATGTAATTGAACATAGTTATGGATCTTTCCATCGTTCCTTTATGCTTCCAGATAATGTTAATACTGATGAAATTAATGCTGATCATAAAAACGGCATTCTCTATATCAATATTCCTAAAAATAAAGATAGCAAAAAACGTCGTATTGAAATAAGTAGAAAATAA